Part of the Dysidea avara unplaced genomic scaffold, odDysAvar1.4 SCAFFOLD_262, whole genome shotgun sequence genome, GGAAATTGCCGTATCCTTCTACCATAAAGCAGATGGGATGGCGTGAGTGGCTCTGGGTCAGTTACATCTGACGATATGTAAGTAAGTGGCCTATCATTCAGCATGGCTTCTATCTCTGTGATAACAGTTTCAAGCTGCTTTAAGGTGACAAATGTTCTGCCAAGTGTCTTCTTCACCGCCTGCTTGGTTAATCCAATGATACGTTCCCAGAATCCTCCGTACCATGGGGCACGCTTGGGAATGAAATGCCAGGTGACATTCTGGGATTCTAGAGCTTCCTTCAATGCTTCTGAACTAAACATCCTCTGTAATTCCTCCGCCGCCGCCAAGTACGTGGAGGCATTGTCAGATATCATCTTCTTTGGTAATGATTTGCGACTGCAGAATCGACGAAATGCCAACAGAAATGTCTCTACTGTGAGGTCAGTCACAACTTCTAAATGTACTGCTCTTGTAATCGCACATGAGAATAAACAGATGTACACTTTCATCTCCTCTTGCTCCTTAACATACAGTGCCCCAGTGAAATCGACTCCAGTAACTGTAAATGGTGGAGCTTCCATGACACGAATCTTAGGCAGTGGTGGTGGATCTGGTGACTTGAATGGTTTCCCTACTAATTTCTTACATGGCACACATCGTCTTAACACACTCTTAACGCATTGTCTAATACACGGAATCCAGTATACCTGACGGAGTGCAGTGACTGTAATGTTTACTCCTCCATGATGAAGTTTCTCATGTGTATCAGTAACAATCATCCTAGTCACTGTATGCTTGCTGGGGAGAAGGTAAGGAAATTTGCTGACATCAGTGGTTGGTGCATTATGTATTCTTCCTCCACAACATATGAGTTTCTTATCATCAAGGAACAGACGAAGTTGCTTCACTAATGGAGGACACTTGGATGTTTTCTTACACAAGAAGGCAAACTCTTCTGAATAAACTGAGTGTTGAACTCCAGTGATTAGTTCTCTACGAGCCTCAGATAGTTCTGTGTTGGTAAGAGGTCCAGATTGTAAAGGTGTCTGTTTCTGAAGATTGTGTAAAAACCGGTAGACATAAGCAGTTACAGCTGTCAAACGGTAAAGATTGCTGTAGCGTGATGGATCAACAATTGTAAGTATGTCTGTTCGACTCTGCTTGAGGGTTGTACTTACCACAGGTGTGGATTGTTCTGTAATTTGCACATCTAAGATACTGGTTGGTGTCCATTGTGGCCACTTAGTTCTATCCAATAGCCAGTTGGGGCCATGAATCCATAACTGAGAGGAACGTAGCTGTTCAGTAGATATGCCTCTCAGTAGATATGCCTAGTGTTAGTAGGTCAGCAGGATTGTCGCCTGAGGGTGTGAATGACCACTTCTTTGATGGAAAATCCTTAACTATTTCTGCTACTCTTGGCTTGACAAAGGAATTTGATTGGCCTCTATGGTGAATCCAATGTAGCACTATTTGGCTATCTGTCCAGAGATGGACTGGAATTGGCTGAAAGTAAGTTGACAGAGAtgattgtacaaattttgcTACTCTAGTGGCAGTAACAGCAGCCATTAGCTCCAGTTTAGGTAGCATCAATGCTTTGATTGGAGCGACTCAACTTTTGGACATGATGAAAGAGAGGTTGTCCTTGCTATGTAGATAAACAATCGCACCATATGCTTTAGTGCTAGCATCTGCAAATACATAGATATGGTCAATCTTTCTATCTGGCAGACTGGGGAAGTATGCTCTTGGAAAAGTCAGGGTGGGAAGAGCAAGAATGTCACCTCGTATGTTCAGCCATCTGTCGGTAATGTTGTCGTCAAGTGGGGTGTCCCATGTGCATTTCTTTTGCCACATTTCTTGAAGTAAAATCTTAGCACGGATAGTGACTGGAGTGGCCCAACCTAAAGGATCGTAAAGCTGCGAGGAATCTTGCAAAATATTTCGTTTTGACACTATGTTGCTTGGTGGTAATGGCTTGGGAACTAGTGACAGGGTGTCAGTCAAGGTATTCCAGAGAAGAcctagcacatgtacagttgtgTTGCTATCAATGGACTTGTCGGCAGTGGCAGTCTGTTGCAAAGTTGTGCTGTTAGTAGCCCATGATCAAAGGTTAAAATTTGCTTGGCTCATGATATGTCTTGCTTGTGAATAATACTGAAATAATTGAGTGTCTGTGTCACATCCAGATATGATGTTGTCAACATAGATGTTCCTTCGGATGTCTTCTGAGATCGGTGACTGGTACTTACGCAAGTGTAAGTCAATCGTTGCATGCAGCATAAATGGTGAGCTGGCAGTACCAAAGGGAACAGAAGTAAAACGGAAAACTTGAAGAGTGCTGTCAGGGTTTTCTGGTTGGATAGGCCACAGAAAACGTGTGAAGTCTCTATCTGATTGATCTAATCTCACATGGAGGAATGCCTTCTCTATGTCGGTGGACAACGCATAGTTGTGCAGGCGGAAGCGTAACAAAATAGCACACAAATCATTCAAGAATGGTGGTCCAACTTGTAGACAATCATTTAAACTGGCAGCATATGAGTTTTCACGGCAACTACAGTCGTAAACAATCCTGATGGGTGTTGTCAGGGAATCCTTTTTGACTGGGTGATGGGATAGATAGTGAACAGGTGTAGTAAAGGTATTGTCGACACGTTCAATGAATCCACGACGTTCTTGCTCTTGAATGATGTTGTGATACAGATTGAGCAATTCAGGAGTTAGCATCAGTTTGGTGAGAAGAGTCTTAGTTCTACGTTGACAGATGTTGAAGTTTGATGGCAAATAAGGTTTGTCATCCTTCCACGGGAACTTAGCACAGTATGTACCATTTGGTAATTGGGAAATGCTAGAAGCTTGGTACGTATTGAGGAATGAAGAACTGGATTGTTGAGGACATGTTCCAATGGCTTCTACTGACCACAGTTGTTCTAAGTTGGGTTCCTGATTGTGATCTGCGATGGTCGTCAGCTGTAACAATATTGAAGTTGATAATTGAGTGGCAACTTGTGGCATTGGGCCAGAGAGTAGGTATCCCAGTTTAGACTGCTGGGCAGTGGGACCATCTCCTCGGATAATCCGATCTTGTACAAATGACCAGTAATGATCAGTGCCAATGAAGATAGAGATGGTGAATTCTTTATTGATAGTAATAGGAGTCGCAAGTTTCAAACCTTTCAAATGTGGTAAAGTGTTCAAAGCTAGATGATAAGAGTTGGAAATAGGTGTAGCAATTGTCGGTACAATTAAAACTGAAATTGGTATAAGTTCACCCACTAGTGTTTCTACCTGGACAGTGGCAACATCAAGAGTTTGAAGGGATTGTGATTCTGCTCCAAAGGATGATAAAGCTACTTGCGTACTAGAGGTTGGCTTGACTTGTAGTTCAGTGGCTAATTGTACGGACATAAAGGAGCGCTGGGCTCCCTCATCAAATAGAATATTGGCATTCATTCTCATGTGACCATTAACAACTGGGGCTACAGCAGTCTTCAACAAACATATAGGGGAAACCTTTGGAGTGTTATGTGAAGCCGGAATTACAAATGATGATACTGGAGTAGCACTAGGTACAGACATAGCAGGTTGAAGTTGTGTGGTTGTTGGCTGTGTACTCTGAGGATTGCTCATTGGTACAGTAGTAGTATGATCTTGACCTCCATTGCACAGGCTTGTGTGGTGTTTGCGTTTACAATGCCGACATCGAAACCTTGAGGTGCATTGAGACACCTTATGTCTGGCCAAACAGTTATAGCATAGATGGTTTTGCTTTACAATCTCTAGACGTCTCTGCTGGTCAGTTATGACAGTACATTGGTGTGTGGCATGAGGCCCTTTACAGAAAATACATGATGGTGGCCCTTTATCTTGTTTTTTGTGAATATGATTGGGTTTAGAGCCAATTAGGAATGCAGCTGTAGATTGGGATGAACCCAAAGGTGAATTGTGGGTCCCACACTCTAATATCCGAATCTCTTTAAGGACAGCTGACATTAACTGAGGTAATGACCATTCTGGGGTGGTCTTCGATCTAGCTATGTTCAATTTGACCTCTTTAGGAAGCTTTTCACGAATAACAGTGACTAGTAGGTCTCCATATGTCTCTCCAGATTTCCCAAGGGAAGATAAGCCACGAGTATGACTTTCCACAGTGTCGTGAAAGTTGCGTAAACTGTGTAGTGAGTTTGTGGGCCTTGGCAGTTCCAACAGAGCTCGCATGTGTGTATCAATTAACTGTTCAGTTTGGCCAAAACGTTCTTGTAGAATAGCCACTGCATGTAGGTAATTGTGATCACTGAGAGGAAACCCTGCAATAACCTTAGCTGCATCCCCTTGCAGTTGGGCcttcaaataattgaatttctgCACACCACTTAGATTGGGATTGGAGTGGATGGCAGCTCGGAAGGAATCCCAAAAAGTTAGCCATTCTAAGGGGTGTCCAGAAAACATCGGTAGAGTTAACTTAGGTAACCTGCTCGCAGCAAACTGCGGAGTATGATTGGGAACTTCTGGTGCGGTAGTCAGGGGTTCAATACTTCTAGTACTCACTATGGGGAGTCTGCTGGAGGGTTGACTAGTGTCCAGGTTGAGATGAGACAATGTCGGTAAAGCTAACGGTATAGAATATAAGGGAGCTAGTGGATGGGGGCTAACTGCTTCAGTGCTTCTTGGAATTAATGGAGGAGGCCCCAAACTGTGGACATAGCTCACTGATGGGTAAGAAATTGATGGAACAGAAACTGAGGTTGAATTGAGCATTGAAAATGTAAGTGTTGAAGAGATGTTACTGGTTGGAGGGCTACCACACACTTTTGGTAATTCAATATCAACATTTGAAACTGATTGGTTATCAACACTTGTGACTGAAGATTCATTAACAACATTACTGTCATTGATTGGGAGCTAGCTACACTACTCACAATGTCCTGGTGTGATTCCTGGGTTGCATCATTGTCATCTTCAATTGTCTCTTGTTGGGATGATGGTGTAGCAGGACGAGGCTGCTTTGACAAAAGCTCCACTTGCTTCTTCAGCTTATTGATGTTCTCAATAATAAGATCTTGCCCCTCCTCAGAGTCCATGATTGCCTCTTCTAGCTCGCCTGGATCCTGAATCAGTTCTGCGATCTGTTCATCCAGTTTGGTAATCTGTTCATGCTTCTTTTCTAGTTGCGAGACGGCAGTGGTAAGGTAGGTAAGGGCTAGTTCATCGATCTCCTTGTCGAGGGTTTCATCTACCTTGTTGAGGATTCGCGTGACGTGCGAACGATACGCTCTACGAGAAGTCTGTAGGCGAGTCAGCTGCTCCATCGCTGGTAGTGCACTGAAAAAAAATGCAACGGCAAACAACTGTTTATGTTCCGTTAGTGCTTGCCTCTCCGGGTACCGTTCAGAGTAGAactaaggtaaatgcgggtatttccggacagcgcacaattccggacacttcgtgtatagtacccaagaatgaatcaactagaacaaacttttcgatttttataatccctataagaatggctattcacagcagaaatttcaaggcaatccgttgttttgttcctcggctagcttgataaaggtaccaaagtgtccggaattgtacgctgtccggaaatacccgcatttaccttacagcttgccacggtaccacagcgtTTACGCCTGGGGTTGCGAAGTTTCAGCGGCTACAAGGTGAaaatcctggtcacagcaccaaaatgtcGTGTCGGGGGTGATACGGTTCGCTCCTGGTAGCAACTGCTCGTGATTGATCGACCACGCACGGATCCCACTACTAACATCCTAATTAAAGCCTTCAAAAATGCATGCGACAGTACACGTGATACAGCATtacataatacattacaaacaatAACAGTTAGTCAATTCTCGACACCATCTCTTACTGATGACTGAATGGACACTCAAACTTTTGGAAaattgcttccccagtttatcGCCAAATCCTTATAGTGGACCAGTGTAAATAGTCCAAGTAAATATGGCTGATGGCTGAAACTGGGACCTTTTCATTACCGTTTGTACGCCAATCACTTGGCTATACACAGGATGTACTACCTCCACTCTCCACACAaacacatatatactgtattgaCAACAACCTGAACACCAAAAATTAGTCATTTAGCAATCAAGTACGTGTACAAGATCATAGCTACCTACCAGTGAAACACTAAGCACATGTGCACTACTTAGGTGCTCTCCTAGGACATTGGCTAATCTGATAATTAGTAAAACCAAGTAAACCTTTTATCAGTTAGTTCATCACTATCATGTAGTATGTAGGATATTAGACTAGTCTACACTGTATGTAGGTGTAAAGTGTGGACAGGAATAGTACTTCATAAAAGGTGCTCCCAAAGTAACTATTGACTTATTACGTGTTTATCTACTATCTGGAAGCTTTTCTCATTGACAAGTATTATGAGTAATATGATCCACTTCACCTTCAAACTCCTGGTTTACTTTGTTCTGAGCAAAAAGGCTGTACTCAAGAAAGTAAAGGAACAAAGGATTAGtggcaacacacacacacagagcaaacTCTTAGGCAGTTACATGAAACACAGCTATTCACTTAACAAACCAGCACTgtgcaggtaaatcctcctAAGCAGAACTAGCTAGTAGGGACTTTCTaagtctcatggagag contains:
- the LOC136246188 gene encoding uncharacterized protein, with protein sequence MEQLTRLQTSRRAYRSHVTRILNKVDETLDKEIDELALTYLTTAVSQLEKKHEQITKLDEQIAELIQDPGELEEAIMDSEEGQDLIIENINKLKKQVELLSKQPRPATPSSQQETIEDDNDATQESHQDIVITSVDNQSVSNVDIELPKVCGSPPTSNISSTLTFSMLNSTSVSVPSISYPSVSYVHSLGPPPLIPRSTEAVSPHPLAPLYSIPLALPTLSHLNLDTSQPSSRLPIVSTRSIEPLTTAPEVPNHTPQFAASRLPKLTLPMFSGHPLEWLTFWDSFRAAIHSNPNLSGVQKFNYLKAQLQGDAAKVIAGFPLSDHNYLHAVAILQERFGQTEQLIDTHMRALLELPRPTNSLHSLRNFHDTVESHTRGLSSLGKSGETYGDLLVTVIREKLPKEVKLNIARSKTTPEWSLPQLMSAVLKEIRILECGTHNSPLGSSQSTAAFLIGSKPNHIHKKQDKGPPSCIFCKGPHATHQCTVITDQQRRLEIVKQNHLCYNCLARHKVSQCTSRFRCRHCKRKHHTSLCNGGQDHTTTVPMSNPQSTQPTTTQLQPAMSVPSATPVSSFVIPASHNTPKVSPICLLKTAVAPVVNGHMRMNANILFDEGAQRSFMSVQLATELQVKPTSSTQVALSSFGAESQSLQTLDVATVQVETLVGELIPISVLIVPTIATPISNSYHLALNTLPHLKGLKLATPITINKEFTISIFIGTDHYWSFVQDRIIRGDGPTAQQSKLGYLLSGPMPQVATQLSTSILLQLTTIADHNQEPNLEQLWSVEAIGTCPQQSSSSFLNTYQASSISQLPNGTYCAKFPWKDDKPYLPSNFNICQRRTKTLLTKLMLTPELLNLYHNIIQEQERRGFIERVDNTFTTPVHYLSHHPVKKDSLTTPIRIVYDCSCRENSYAASLNDCLQVGPPFLNDLCAILLRFRLHNYALSTDIEKAFLHVRLDQSDRDFTRFLWPIQPENPDSTLQVFRFTSVPFGTASSPFMLHATIDLHLRKYQSPISEDIRRNIYVDNIISGCDTDTQLFHTTLQQTATADKSIDSNTTVHVLGLLWNTLTDTLSLVPKPLPPSNIVSKRNILQDSSQLYDPLGWATPVTIRAKILLQEMWQKKCTWDTPLDDNITDRWLNIRGDILALPTLTFPRAYFPSLPDRKIDHIYVFADASTKAYALMLPKLELMAAVTATRVAKFVQSSLSTYFQPIPVHLWTDSQIVLHWIHHRGQSNSFVKPRVAEIVKDFPSKKWSFTPSGDNPADLLTLGISTERHIY
- the LOC136246193 gene encoding uncharacterized protein, producing the protein MIVTDTHEKLHHGGVNITVTALRQVYWIPCIRQCVKSVLRRCVPCKKLVGKPFKSPDPPPLPKIRVMEAPPFTVTGVDFTGALYVKEQEEMKVYICLFSCAITRAVHLEVVTDLTVETFLLAFRRFCSRKSLPKKMISDNASTYLAAAEELQRMFSSEALKEALESQNVTWHFIPKRAPWYGGFWERIIGLTKQAVKKTLGRTFVTLKQLETVITEIEAMLNDRPLTYISSDVTDPEPLTPSHLLYGRRIRQFPCPLDDPVDLSDPDFAVNDTTLRRSVNRQTRLIQQFWQRWKCEYLTSLREFHKASGSNERVIKKGDIVIVHDDKSRLHWRLAVVEDLIEGNDGLVRAAHIRMSNYKTTRPIVKLYPLEISSSDAEQFRIPQSRSDCNETTQEATAEMPSTGRPSRRAATRALERISEWENVLRLAPEDVEN